The DNA segment GATTTTTCACGCTTGTCCACAGCTCGCGGTCTAAGGATCGAGATGTGGAAAGCGTTTTGCCGGAGCGTGCGGCATAACAGACGGGGAGACTGTCTCGACGCGAAAATTTATTGCGGGCCGCACTGCTACGCAGCTGTGCCAACCGACACACAGTCATCGACGCGTATTTGTCGATGAGCGCATTGCACCCCGATCCGAGATCGTTATCGGCGCGCGCTTCGGGACGCATCAAAACAAAAAGGAAACCTCGTGGCCGAAGTTCACCCGTCGCGACGGAGGGACGAAGCGCgcggaaacgcgcgcgcgcgtcaatATTTTTGGCCGCGGACTTTGACTCGGCGACAAAAGAGACAACAAcgcgactttttttttagcgaCGATCTCGCCACGCCGACGAAATTCCTGCCGCTTGCAATCGCGTGCCTAGCAGGCCTCGTCATCAGACTGCCAATAAACACAAACATTGCAACGACGTCACTCACAcacactttctctctctctctctctctcgaacgATCGACAATTATATCCGAGCCGACGTCGTAATTtcgataactttttttctctccccctccccctcccccatcATCGACGATGTAAACAAGCTGACGAGAGGCACGCCCGCAAAAACGTAGTCGGGTCCCACGGTGCATTCTTTATTCGTCCTTCCTTCGatcttgctttttttatttctcgtccAAGGGGAAAAAGCGACGCACGCGGGGACAGATTAACGGCGTGGCGCGAAGCTGTCAGGAACGTCGAGGGACGTCATCATCCGCGACGGACAGGTGGCCTCGTCTCGCCGTGCACTTTTGAACAAACACGCCGGTGTTTACTGGACAGTACACGTCGTTGGTAAaagcgtcgtcgtcgccgtcgcaaTGTCGCGGGATGGGTTGGGATACGAAAGGAGAGGAGGGCCTTCGGCATTCCAAAGTGAAAAATCCTCCACAGTTTTCCAGCGATCTCACTCGCAGCGCGATTTCCACGCGCAAAAAGACGAAGAGTCCACCGGTCGATTGCCGTGATCTTTCGCGTTTAGATCTATTGTCGGCAAATTGCGATGTTTTGTACGCGAGCTAAGAATAGTTTTTGCattgttagataaaaaaaaaaagaaaaatatctctcACATgagaattatataacattcAAACTTCAGTGCCTCTTGGTTTCCgagcttaatattttatttcatttttaacgaATATTATCTAatcatttgcaaaaaaaaaaaatttgccgACTCCTGACTTAGGCAGTTTGTAAGCCGAGGTGTACAAATGTATCGGGAGCGGAGGgtgatatttcaaataaaagcaCATAGAAACAATGTTACATGTATTTCATAatcaacatatatatttacgttccGAGCTGTATGACAATGCCTTTTAATTCGGAAAAGGGAAAAGTTCGTTGGACACCCTTCCCGTGAATATTTTGCGGGGCGCTCTTCGTTGCTCTGAAAGTCTTAAGATTACCTTATTTTAAGACTTATCACACTTTATATCActgggagaaaaaaaatattgaaatttaaaacgttaaagtattataaacgttaaaattatcaatttcacTCGACTAGGTTGAGTGTCCAATGGGATTTCCCTGATCTTCACTAAGTTGATAAACTTGCTTGGGGGATAAATCTCTTTAAGGTTAAACTGTAGTACTGCGGTCTAAATGTCGGGGTTACTTGGTAAAATCATAAACGCGCGCGCTGCGTTACTGCGTGATAAGACGATTCTGCGCGAAATCTGTTACAATGAGATCATAATCAACTGGCGCAAGAGTGCGCGGTATACGCCTTCTTTACGTCACTTTTCATCATTCAATCACGTCACCAACTGTCCGTCAAGTTTTAAGATTGATCGGTGATGAGTAAAGCTTACCGACCTCAGTTTTTCCTTTAACCGCTGCGTTTTTCTGCTTTGAGGATCCTCATTTCACAGTTTTCatgttgaaatttttctccctctccccccccccaaaaGAAAAAACGGAGCGGTGACAGTAATTTTACTCATCACCCAATGCTACTTactgtataaaattacaatacgcgaggatagaaaaaaatatataaatatatattgtacaagGTAATACTATCGTTACAAAATCCGCCGGATCTCCGCGTTACTTACAGACgcgatatttacatttaaatattacattcgtTATCgctacacagagagaaagagaaacgatttctttgaatattttttttctctattggTTTggatttactaattttatttattttattcaaacagCATAAtgttatatagaatattatctTCATTGACCAAAAAAGGtttttttgaattaaacagtattattaataatcaaataattgtatttgatttttcaaataagCAATTTTGCTCAACAATTTCaactatatatttcttaataaattacatcaaacattttaagaaatctttctctctgtgcaAAGACAATTCTGccgttatataattattaattagaattacaGATGATTACAGGCGATGAAGATCATTGTCAATAAAAACATTGGCAGTCTCTCtcttatgaaaatattatattatatgtctaTTAGTTATATGCGCGAGCGTCGATTGATGACAATTCACCGTGTTCTTATTGAAAACCTGATAAGAAGCTACGCGCGTGTGTATCACACACGTGGTCGATATGCATAATAACAGTACGTGGCTCGCGGACTTTGTTTGTGCCGGTGCATCGCACTTGGTAGCACGTATAAAGAGAAAACCTCGTGGCTGATAATGCCAGAGATATTATCAACTTGACACATAGCGCATAATTTCGCGCGTCCTTCTACGCCGGTGCGTCTATTCACGCAAGAATGCCGTTCGATCGAAATCCATTACTCCGCGCGAGTTTGCGTCACGTTCAAAGAATGTCATTTTCGTAaaggaaaataatatgttCCTTCTTAACTTTCAATAAGTTTAAACGTCATTTTTGCAAAGGCaaataatgtttctttttaactttcaataggtttaaataaactttaacagCATGATTTTTAACGcgaaaattttaatcgcgcggagaatgaaattaattaattaattcaaatcaATTGAGCTATGAAATATAcaaattgagttttttttttctttgtcttttGCAGTGGAGCCataaatgaatttaatgaataatcgGCATCGTCAATAATCATAATCTCGTTCGAGAAAGAATCACGGTGTCGTCTCGAGCAGAACTCAAATGCGGATCATCGGTGGAAATCAAACAAGAGGCACTTACCAATCAGCATCAATGACGCCGCTCGTTCTCCTCGcggaaagaaaaacaatgatGCCGAATGAAGTGTGTATGATGACAGGATGGGATATGCATGATAAAATGGATATGTAAAGTGATACATCATGAATAACGAAGGCATATGTATCCATGTCATATACGTAGATTTTCGCGAATACACATATTTTTGCGAGTACAAAAATGCGAGCCAATGGcgatataatatgtacaaattatataaaatgaaaattacgtatatacaatacaaaacaCACACGAATATACGagtatatacaaaatgcacATCGGAGAGCggtgaaattaaataaatttaaaagagacTTCGGTTCTTTAATAGTCGAACGTAACTAATAGTCTGAAATATAAAGAGCTCAATCAGTAAATCGATCGTCGTTCAattcgataataaaattaacgagTTCGAGacaaagtattaaagtaaTGTCAGATCGACAGCAGTCAGATAAAAGGCGTATAGTACATATAGCGGTAGAATAGACATAGCGTAGAGTATGAAAAGAGTACAAAGAGTGAAAAATAGAGCTTAGTAAAGTTTAAAGTCTCCGAAAAATGTTCGACTGCACGTTGTAAACTTCTCCGTTAATAACTGTCAATTACATCCGTGCTGCATGTTACGTCTGTGTTGTGTATTGTGTGCGTGATTATAATCGCATCCCTTATCACCAGAGGCGGAACGCACGTGAGGAACGTATTGCACTATATGTGTAATATCACAGATTTCACCCGTGGAACACtaggaaaaaaagaagcgcGGTCCATccctattttttatataagttactTCAACGACACGCGCTTCCCAACGTCGCGACATGATCTCACCGCGAATCCTTCTGTCAaataagtctttttttttttgttacgtaaACGAGTCTTTTCTCGAGGTGGTGAGATCTTACTCTAAGTTTTATCTCCCAGACAAGAGACCCTGCCACTCGTACTGGGCTTTTCGCAACACCAGGTCCACGACAACACAGGCATCCTCGGCGGAGTCGTGCGTCTCTTCCTGTATCTTCCGGTTAAGCACCTTGCGCGCCAGAGTCTTGAGACCGTTGCGGTACGGCAGGCCGAGGTAGTGCGGGAACATCACGCTAGTATCGACGACGTTCTTGTGGATCAGGCGCAGTGCCCTGAGATCATTTCCGAGACCGTGGCCCATCAGAATAGTCTCGGCGTAGATAAAATTCAGTAGATCACTCTGCACCTGTAGAAGAGTCTTGGTGACGTTCAGCATGATTTCCTCCGTGATGCCACTGAATTTTGTGTTGTAGTCAATTATCTCAGAGCTGGGCTTAACGAATGTGTCGTACACGACATTGCCGTACAAATTGACGAGAGTCACTCTGGCGAGTTCCAAACCCTGCAGTGTGTAACACATCTCGCAATCCATCGCATAGATGCCGTAGTTATTGTCGTGTAGGAACATCGGGGACGGCATGGTATGCACGTAACCCGCGAGAGGCTCGTTAAGCCCGGGAAACAGGCCGGTCCATACGTGCGTCTTCCATTCGGCGCAGCCGTTCGAGGATTCGGCCTGGTTGCAGCACGTCCAATACCAGGTGTTGTTCGTGCGATGCCACAGCTTGCCACAGTGATAGGTGCAACGCTCCTTGATTATATGCCCGTTATTCGGATCGGCGTGGAAAATCTTTAAGCATCTGGCGCATGTTCTCTGCAGAAAGCTTGTGTTGCCGTCCACCCCGAATACTTTCTTGCTGTTTGGGCCCTTCTCGGTGTCAGAACCGTTCTCGTTGTCCCAGTTCCTTTCCTGGTTGAGTCTCTTCTTGTCCGAACACCTCTCGTCCTCGGAGCTCTTCTTGTTGTTCGAGCCGCCCTTTCTGTCGCAGCTCTTCTCGTGTTTGGAGCTCCTCTTGTCATCCGGACTTCTCTCGCTGCCGGAATGACTTCCACTGTCGTAGCTCCTTTCGCTTTCGGAACTCTTTCGGTCGTCCGGGCTTTTCTCACTGTCAGAATTGCTCTCGCTGTCGTAGCTCTTCTTGTCGTCCGAGCTCTTTTCGTTGTCGGAACTGCTTTCGCTGCTGCATCTTCTCTTAATTTCGTTGCTATTCTTGACGTCCAGGTTCTTCTCTTTGTCGGGACTGTTTTCATTGTCAAAGTTCTTCTCGTTATCGGACGAGCTCTCCTGTTCGGAATTGTCGGACGAGCTTGAATTGCTGGAGTGGCCGCTGTCATTCTCGATCTTGGGTCCGAAACATGGGCCCGACGGGTACAATACATTGTTTATCACCGCGTAGCCCGGATAGAAAAAGGACTCGGTTGGGTAACCATGCTCGTACAATTCCGTCGGTGACAGCTTGTAGTTATTTATCGCGGAAACCAAGTAGACAGGTACGTCGCTTACGTACATCGGTTGCTGCTGGCTCTCGTCCGGGACATCGTCATTGCTAGACGTGTCGCTGGTGAACACCTCGAGCGACGTAGGCTCCTCCGACACCTTGGAGTTTTGATAGGAAAACCCCCGACTCCTGCTCCTGGACGCTTTTCCTGTCTCTTTATCTTCACGACGTGCGGAACTCTGCACTTCTTCGCAGCCCACCTGCATCGACGACGTCTTCTTCTTGGACTCtgttttcttatacatatgGTACTGCCCGGAGGACTGGACATGCTTTCTCGTCTCTCGCACGCTCTCATCTTTATTTCATAGGAACAAACAAACACACGTAAATTACTCTCCGCAGGCCTACATTGCTAAACAagtccacacacacacacgacacGCGCATGCAAATCTGACCCTTCtagctttctttctttctttatttaatgaagAAATCTGTTAATGTTCAGAACAAATGGCTGGTACACAATGTAAAGAGAAGATAAGCAAATCGGATGTCTAAATAGTTCACGAAATTGTTTCCGAAAGAGATTGAAACCACGTTTAAGCGAGACCgttctcattctttttaaaaagacaAACGGATAAGACTCCGCGCAATTTATTCatgttattttaagataataatcCGCGCGGCGCGTATACTTTTGTCGTTGAGGTCACGAAGAGGTTTTCGCTTTGTGCGTAGATtttcggtaaaaaaaaaagtaaacggTGCCGCGGGCGGCTGTGTCGCGTGCTCTTGACCCAAAAATTGCCTCGAGTTTTTTCGGCTCGCGGTGACGCGTTCATACAACGAGCAAGATAAAGATTAACGTAGTTTCGCTTATCGCGGAATGTATACGGGAAAAACATGTAGAATTTGACACGCGcgatattatcaaaaaaaaaaaaaaataaataaaccgtCGCGCAGTAGAAGCACGTTCAGAAAATCCTTTGGAATCAGTCAGATCGCTCTCGCTTCAGCCAAAATAGCGACAATCACAACGGAAACAGTCCGGAGTGTGAAAGAACGAGTACAAAGGCGAACAAATAGGAAAGATTAAATAAGTTtgaacatttctttttttcaaaacgtaaaaacttttttgcaGTTCCCAGGAATATCGAGAACAAAAGATGGAATTAACGTGTCTTCAGAGGTCGACGACATACCTGGTAGACTGTTGTTTAGAGTTCGTGAAGACAAAGGCAACGGGGCCGAAGATACATCGGATAATAACCAGATACATAAAGTAGAGATAGAATAAACGTAGGATTAGGTAAAGTGGCAGATAAAACtggagagaggaggggggaggaaaaggacaaaaaaaaagagaaacgtcACGTACGTGGCTCGTGCCGATCGTATTTCGTCCACGTGCTGTTGAATGCCTCGCTGAGCGGCACTCGCGACTTTGCGCCGCGCGATTCGTAGACGCGGCGATTCGCAGCGAGGCAGATCATAGTGAGGAACGGACATCCGAACGACTGCTGCTTTCGCGACGAGATGTATATTCGCGAGTGATTTCGGGAAGACGCGCGAGCGGCTTCGTCGCGAGACGGTGGCGCGTCGTCTCTTTGTTCGCGCTCGCGTTATCTTGTGCAAACGCGTGACGCACCACGATATTTCCATCCGAACGGTGGGGGGATCTTACTACCGCCGGATTTTACGAAAAGTACTGGCTTCCGTTTGCGAAAAAGAATGATCCGCAACTCGCGGCGGTGGCGCGCTCGAGGCGCGAAGAAGCTGCAAAGGAGGatccttcttttctctctctctctctcgaaagagagaaagagagagagagagaacactCGCTCCAGTAAACGATAGCTGCGATCACGTATGCGTCCGTGCccgaaataatgataatacgGATATCGAGCATTCGATCGTATCACGAATTTTAGAAGCGAATGCTGTTACAACCAAAATCACTTGCTGATACTGATTTCTCTGATAGTAATAGTAAACACATAGTAACAGAAACACCAACCAGTAATACGATTATTGTTATGCTGTAAATGCCACTTATGTTCCGTGTGTTTCTcgataagttaatattttaattaaaattcaaatcacTTTTTATCTCGCAAGTGCTATTGGATTCTATCCGTTTACCATCTGAACAAATGCACCTTGCGTTGTCCTTCGTTAGAACGCACATATAGCCACAGTATTTCTCatcgcaaaaatttttttcgcgaAAGTTGTCTGGAAGTATGTACGGAAAATGTACGAAGAATTTGCAAATGTGCTTATGTCTAATGTTTCGCGAGATTTTATACCGTACAGCTTGCAGCTACACGGagataattttctcttaaaatttatctttaaaatctgGTAATTTTGGGATAATGTATGAcctcgagaaattttattataagtactttttagtaaaatttactacacttttagtaaattttactaaaaagtataataaattttactatacttttgataaatttaattaaaaagtgtagtaaatttctcgaggtcacacattatcccacaattaccagattttgagggtaaattttaaaagaaaattctctcaaATGATCGTGCGAATTCAACCAATAAAGCGTTGATTCAAAAATACTGAGACCTAACGGATGGAAagttgaatatataaatgtctTGCGTTAGCTTCCGTCAAAATTAGATCAAATGTTTTTATAGAAACCGTCCAATATAATCTAGATTTTACATGATTGATTACCATCCCGCTCACAAAGtctaaatcattaaaatcCTCACAATCAAGATACAAGTTGCATCTTTTGATCTTCGGTATGCAAGTCTGAGAAAATAGACACTAAAATTCATTACTTTTGCACTTCGATTTTTCGCAGTTGTCTTTGTCCTATTAATCGAATCCTATTAATGCAATCGTAATGCGAGTTGCAATGGTCTTTCAAACTAATGCAatcgttatttttatacatgaaTTGATTTTCTTTGCATCTCCCCCTTTCCGCGCAGTCTATCGTCTCGTCGTCACCGTTTGGACAATGTACAATTCCGTCGCAAATTTGCTCATTTGGTATACAGATATTGTGTTCGGTGCACTTATACTGGTTTTTAAGACATTCATTATGCAAAATACACATACGATTATCACCTGATAGCTCTAGGAGGACAAGTACAAATAAGTGAAGTGAAGGAAGGCAAACACACGTGTGAgcaatttccattatttttctGACAACCTTTTCTTGCAACATTTTCTTGCATATATCATCTTTATAGTTTGCACAGTTACTAAAAGTTCATGAATGCTTCGTGATCGATTCGTTTCGTATTTTATCCTAGAGACACACAATTTGGAAATTTTCTCCGATAAGAAATTCCTCGATAGAAAAACATAATCACGACTGAGATACAGGACGgcagtgttaaaaaaaaaaaacctgcaCAGGGGCCTTACGATCATCCTATATTTCATCGCGAAAATGCGAAGGACTTTCTTTAGTCGAGGGAGAAGCCACCTTCTGCAAACTCCTTTCGACAATCGTCTCGTCTCGAGCGGACACCTAATTCGATGCGATTATTTCATTCAATAGCCGTCATGATTCCCGCTAATCTTGCTTCGCGCTCTGATTGTTAACCGGGAGAGAAGTGAGAAATAATTCGCCGCGAGGGAGGGTGGGGGACAATTAAGGTTGTCTCTCGAGAATAGATATAACGACGGGAAAAGTAAACTCAACGAGGCGCTTACGCGCGACTTTCGCTAATTACCATTaccgacaca comes from the Monomorium pharaonis isolate MP-MQ-018 chromosome 9, ASM1337386v2, whole genome shotgun sequence genome and includes:
- the LOC105831529 gene encoding uncharacterized protein LOC105831529, with the translated sequence MENATTCPTGGVLGSTSAPGLIMLLVTLIAGGIVILVICYALNRRSRTRQDSQKTTYYVDPNEVGSASNSSMYEPSTPPVPTQPREFGNKRAKNKKRREAQQERVHPWMMGTLKGHTGLVNDMDFSSNGRYLASCADDESVRETRKHVQSSGQYHMYKKTESKKKTSSMQVGCEEVQSSARREDKETGKASRSRSRGFSYQNSKVSEEPTSLEVFTSDTSSNDDVPDESQQQPMYVSDVPVYLVSAINNYKLSPTELYEHGYPTESFFYPGYAVINNVLYPSGPCFGPKIENDSGHSSNSSSSDNSEQESSSDNEKNFDNENSPDKEKNLDVKNSNEIKRRCSSESSSDNEKSSDDKKSYDSESNSDSEKSPDDRKSSESERSYDSGSHSGSERSPDDKRSSKHEKSCDRKGGSNNKKSSEDERCSDKKRLNQERNWDNENGSDTEKGPNSKKVFGVDGNTSFLQRTCARCLKIFHADPNNGHIIKERCTYHCGKLWHRTNNTWYWTCCNQAESSNGCAEWKTHVWTGLFPGLNEPLAGYVHTMPSPMFLHDNNYGIYAMDCEMCYTLQGLELARVTLVNLYGNVVYDTFVKPSSEIIDYNTKFSGITEEIMLNVTKTLLQVQSDLLNFIYAETILMGHGLGNDLRALRLIHKNVVDTSVMFPHYLGLPYRNGLKTLARKVLNRKIQEETHDSAEDACVVVDLVLRKAQYEWQGLLSGR